Proteins from one Hydrogenivirga caldilitoris genomic window:
- a CDS encoding MFS transporter: MIKKLSFGLFDTGETILGALVFSTFFPLYITQHISPSLYSFFYGFSFLLSFLLALYLGKEADRRALRKPFFTIFGILVVLLCISVGLSLPYPALALFFFLLMAVAHQQAFVFYNSLLLDFEYRGFTSGLGVALGYVGSALALIFLADKLKEPEVYFVVAGIFFVLLLPSVIRLENPHHRSEVSVKEVFRDRSFLLLILSILTVTEVANTLVAMMGVYLKEVYLLDRVEIYRVIGFSAFGGILGGLLWGKLSDLFGVRRVFPLGFLLWTLFLASLPLAPKSLLLVWGLWAGLSLAHVWTTSRVLILSEFPEGEASIRLSFLSLTERVASTTGLFLWGTFLLLTDNNFPLSACLMAAFPILGLILFWYASKKRLI, translated from the coding sequence GTGATAAAGAAGCTTTCCTTTGGATTGTTTGACACCGGGGAGACTATCCTCGGTGCCCTCGTGTTTTCTACCTTCTTCCCCCTTTACATAACTCAACATATAAGTCCCTCCCTCTATAGCTTTTTCTACGGCTTTTCCTTTCTCCTTTCCTTTCTGTTAGCCCTTTATCTTGGCAAGGAAGCAGACAGAAGAGCCCTTAGAAAGCCCTTCTTTACCATTTTTGGCATCCTTGTGGTTCTTTTATGTATCTCTGTGGGGCTATCTTTACCCTACCCTGCACTTGCCCTTTTCTTCTTCCTCCTTATGGCTGTGGCTCATCAGCAAGCTTTCGTCTTTTATAACTCTCTACTCCTTGACTTTGAGTATAGGGGCTTTACCTCCGGTCTCGGCGTTGCCCTCGGTTATGTGGGTTCCGCTCTCGCACTGATCTTTCTAGCAGATAAGCTTAAAGAACCAGAGGTTTACTTCGTAGTAGCTGGTATATTTTTTGTGCTGCTTCTCCCCTCTGTAATCAGACTGGAGAACCCTCACCACAGGAGTGAGGTCAGTGTGAAAGAGGTTTTCAGAGATAGGAGTTTCCTGCTACTGATACTGTCCATACTTACCGTTACGGAAGTTGCCAACACGCTGGTTGCCATGATGGGTGTGTACCTTAAAGAGGTTTACCTGTTAGATAGGGTTGAGATTTACAGAGTCATAGGGTTTTCAGCTTTTGGCGGAATTTTAGGAGGTCTGCTATGGGGTAAGTTGAGCGACCTCTTCGGAGTCAGGAGGGTGTTTCCGTTAGGTTTCCTTTTATGGACCCTCTTCCTTGCAAGCTTACCTTTAGCTCCAAAATCCCTCCTCCTCGTGTGGGGTCTTTGGGCTGGCTTATCTCTGGCTCATGTATGGACTACATCCCGGGTACTTATACTGAGCGAGTTCCCCGAAGGGGAAGCCTCCATCAGGTTGTCTTTCCTGTCCCTTACGGAAAGGGTTGCGTCCACAACCGGTCTTTTTCTCTGGGGCACCTTTCTCCTCCTGACTGACAATAACTTTCCTTTATCGGCATGCCTGATGGCAGCCTTTCCTATCCTTGGACTCATCCTGTTCTGGTATGCGAGTAAAAAGCGCCTGATATAA
- a CDS encoding CPBP family intramembrane glutamic endopeptidase translates to MRGRLLAYGGLLAVLFIAKLSPQLNLLPPLYMIAPLFLIPEEKLGFRNYGKGALYGSLFLPLLLIAPPELSCPGWILNQLGISISEEVFFRGFMMGSLGNLKTSFLFSLAHLIHFPTLNSLLVFFPSLIFGYAYIKSGSILTPILLHFTANLFYHSLVKEFPELYHILQRQLTGS, encoded by the coding sequence ATGCGTGGAAGACTTTTAGCTTACGGGGGACTTTTAGCAGTCCTCTTCATAGCTAAACTCTCGCCCCAACTCAATCTCCTGCCTCCCCTGTACATGATCGCACCCCTCTTCCTTATACCCGAGGAGAAGCTTGGCTTCAGAAATTACGGAAAGGGAGCCCTGTACGGCTCTTTGTTCTTGCCTTTGCTTTTGATAGCACCACCGGAGCTCTCCTGTCCAGGGTGGATTTTGAACCAGCTGGGTATATCTATCTCGGAGGAGGTATTCTTCCGTGGTTTTATGATGGGTAGCCTGGGAAACCTAAAAACCTCCTTCCTCTTCTCCCTCGCTCATCTTATACACTTCCCTACACTTAACTCTCTTCTGGTTTTCTTCCCTTCCCTTATATTCGGATACGCTTATATAAAAAGTGGTTCTATCCTTACCCCGATTCTGCTCCACTTTACGGCAAATCTATTCTATCACTCACTTGTAAAAGAGTTCCCGGAGCTTTACCACATCCTCCAGAGGCAACTGACCGGGAGCTAA
- the aroD gene encoding type I 3-dehydroquinate dehydratase, whose translation MLIAVPLTDREFSQRIREVAEKGADIVELRVDQFQNTEVGFVEDCVRKAKEEGLKVILTVRSPEEGGREVANRRDIFDKVAPLCDFADIELSSREMIIPVRNAVAKNGGKLIVSFHNFELTPPNWILREVLREGHRYGGIPKLAVKANSYEDVSRLLCVGAQEKYEKILIAMGDIGRVSRIAGYAFGSVITYASLGESLAPGQLPLEDVVKLRELFYK comes from the coding sequence ATGCTGATAGCTGTACCGCTCACTGACAGGGAATTCAGTCAGAGGATAAGGGAGGTCGCTGAAAAGGGAGCCGATATAGTTGAGCTTAGAGTTGACCAGTTCCAGAATACAGAAGTGGGTTTCGTTGAAGATTGTGTGAGGAAGGCAAAGGAGGAAGGTTTAAAGGTTATCCTTACCGTTAGGAGTCCAGAAGAGGGCGGTAGAGAGGTGGCAAATAGAAGGGATATATTTGATAAAGTTGCCCCTCTGTGTGATTTTGCTGATATAGAGTTGTCCTCCCGGGAGATGATAATACCTGTCAGGAATGCTGTTGCAAAGAATGGAGGTAAACTTATAGTTTCTTTCCATAACTTTGAGCTCACTCCCCCTAACTGGATATTGAGGGAGGTTCTCCGAGAGGGTCACAGATACGGAGGGATACCAAAGTTAGCCGTGAAGGCAAACTCCTATGAAGACGTTTCAAGGCTCCTGTGCGTTGGAGCTCAGGAGAAATATGAAAAGATACTGATAGCTATGGGTGATATAGGTAGGGTCTCCAGGATAGCCGGGTACGCCTTCGGGTCGGTTATAACTTACGCTTCCCTTGGTGAAAGTTTAGCTCCCGGTCAGTTGCCTCTGGAGGATGTGGTAAAGCTCCGGGAACTCTTTTACAAGTGA